One region of Candidatus Polarisedimenticolaceae bacterium genomic DNA includes:
- a CDS encoding UbiA family prenyltransferase — translation MAEPQRGLGSAIRLYARFTRPFTLLPPLLGVISGAVTAWGSASNPQVLAGEPRRVAAAIVGNVLLGSLCAALLNAASNVINQYYDFENDRINKPDRPLITGAISMRAGFVYAIVLYLVAVVPTWAVVVWPRTAWGAKLAAPLLEHQCFAIFLLGMLFTFIYSAPALGRTKADAFLANLTIAIPRGCLLKVAGWSMVASVFHLEPWFIGSIFFLFLAGAASTKDFSDMKGDEAAGCRTLPIRFGVVRAARMIAPFFVVPWLLMPLGAWLPNPWSPGHHILTGNRWVLTGLGFGLSLWGAYTVYLILKDPEDLAKVENHPSWTHMYLMMMAAQVGFAAAYVF, via the coding sequence ATGGCCGAACCGCAACGGGGGCTCGGGAGCGCGATCCGCCTCTACGCACGCTTCACCCGGCCCTTCACCCTGCTCCCGCCGCTCCTCGGCGTGATCTCGGGCGCCGTCACGGCGTGGGGATCGGCGTCGAACCCGCAGGTCCTGGCGGGCGAGCCGCGCCGCGTCGCCGCGGCGATCGTGGGCAACGTGCTCCTCGGCTCGCTCTGCGCGGCGCTCTTGAACGCGGCGTCGAACGTCATCAATCAGTACTACGACTTCGAGAACGACCGCATCAACAAGCCGGACCGGCCGCTCATAACCGGCGCGATCTCGATGCGCGCCGGGTTCGTCTACGCGATCGTCCTCTACCTCGTCGCGGTCGTGCCCACGTGGGCCGTCGTCGTCTGGCCGCGGACGGCGTGGGGCGCGAAGCTCGCGGCCCCGCTCCTCGAACATCAGTGCTTCGCGATCTTCCTCCTCGGCATGCTCTTCACGTTCATCTACAGCGCGCCCGCGCTCGGACGCACGAAGGCCGACGCGTTCCTCGCCAACCTCACGATCGCGATTCCGCGCGGCTGCCTCCTCAAGGTGGCCGGCTGGTCGATGGTCGCTTCGGTCTTCCACCTCGAGCCGTGGTTCATCGGCTCGATCTTCTTCCTGTTCCTCGCCGGCGCGGCGTCGACGAAGGACTTCTCCGACATGAAGGGCGACGAGGCAGCCGGCTGCCGGACGCTGCCAATCCGCTTCGGCGTCGTCCGCGCGGCGCGCATGATCGCGCCATTCTTCGTCGTGCCGTGGCTCCTCATGCCGCTCGGTGCGTGGCTTCCGAACCCGTGGTCGCCGGGCCACCACATCCTCACCGGCAATCGCTGGGTCCTCACCGGCCTCGGCTTCGGGCTCTCGCTCTGGGGCGCCTACACCGTCTACCTCATCCTCAAGGATCCCGAGGATCTCGCGAAGGTCGAGAACCATCCCTCGTGGACCCACATGTACTTGATGATGATGGCCGCACAGGTCGGCTTCGCGGCGGCCTACGTCTTCTAG
- the argF gene encoding ornithine carbamoyltransferase yields MRVDLSNRSLLELADCTPHEIRHLLDLAHAVKKAKRSGERDTRLAGKNICLIFEKTSTRTRCAFEVAAYDLGMGVTYLDPTGSQIGHKESIADTARVLGRMYDAIEYRGFAQAVVDDLAKYAGVPVYNGLTDDSHPTQILADFMTMEEHSPKALAEIAFCYLGDARNNMGNSLLLGAAAMGMDVRLCAPKALWPREPVVARAKALAAKTGARLTLSDDPKKAVAGCDFVYTDVWVSLGEPPEKWAERIELLKPYQVNGALMAATGTPGAKFMHCLPAFHNRQTTKGEELFKTYGMDGLEVTEDVFESDRSIVFDEAENRMHTIKALLLATLAGQ; encoded by the coding sequence ATGCGCGTGGACCTTTCGAATCGAAGCCTGCTCGAGCTCGCCGACTGCACCCCCCACGAGATCCGGCACCTCCTCGATCTCGCGCACGCCGTCAAGAAGGCGAAGAGGAGCGGCGAGCGCGATACGCGCCTCGCCGGGAAGAACATCTGCCTCATCTTCGAGAAGACCTCCACGCGCACGCGCTGCGCGTTCGAGGTCGCCGCGTACGACCTCGGGATGGGAGTGACCTACCTCGACCCGACGGGCTCGCAGATCGGACACAAGGAGTCGATCGCCGACACGGCGCGCGTCCTCGGGCGCATGTACGACGCGATCGAGTACCGCGGGTTCGCGCAGGCGGTCGTCGACGACCTCGCGAAATACGCCGGGGTGCCGGTCTACAACGGGCTGACCGACGACTCTCACCCGACGCAGATCCTCGCCGACTTCATGACGATGGAGGAGCACTCGCCCAAGGCGCTCGCCGAGATCGCGTTCTGCTACCTCGGCGACGCGAGGAACAACATGGGGAACTCGCTCCTCCTGGGCGCGGCCGCGATGGGTATGGACGTGCGCCTCTGCGCGCCGAAGGCTCTGTGGCCGAGAGAGCCGGTCGTGGCGCGCGCGAAGGCCCTCGCCGCGAAGACGGGCGCACGCCTCACGCTTTCGGACGATCCGAAGAAGGCGGTCGCCGGCTGCGACTTCGTCTACACCGACGTCTGGGTGTCGCTCGGGGAGCCGCCCGAGAAGTGGGCCGAGCGCATCGAGCTCTTGAAGCCGTACCAGGTCAACGGCGCTCTCATGGCCGCGACGGGAACGCCCGGCGCGAAGTTCATGCACTGTCTCCCCGCGTTCCACAACCGCCAGACGACGAAGGGCGAGGAGCTGTTCAAGACCTACGGCATGGACGGTCTCGAGGTCACCGAGGACGTCTTCGAATCCGACCGCTCGATCGTGTTCGACGAGGCGGAGAACCGCATGCACACGATCAAGGCGCTATTGCTCGCGACCCTCGCGGGACAGTAA
- a CDS encoding phospholipase D-like domain-containing protein: protein MAAFRPTRETPLRLVADQAFSRAAGAPLVAGNAVLLLKDAAENYPAWLDAIAAAERTVFFEMYIVADDPIGREFLDALVARAKAGVRVRVVYDWLGCPGKILPSFWRPLVAAGGQVRVFNPPRLDSPLGWLRRNHRKSISVDGRVAFVTGLCIAETWRGDAEKGLEPWRDTGIAIHGPAVADVERGFAQVWAATGPQLANDDLADPSSLPAAGDVALRVIANAPAAGSLMRLDQLVASIARTRLWLTDAYFVPVASYVQTLCAAARDGVDVRLLLPGTSDIPIVSPFSRAGYRQLLDAGVRVFEWNGTMLHAKTAVADGRWARVGSTNLNLASFVGNYELDVAVEDAGFADVMERQYREDLTRATEIVLKRRRRRLRPRPAEPRLDRPAPPRRHRAGRAAAGAFRIGSAVGAAITRPRELGNADGKIMTAAAMVLIIIAMVGSRWPKALAYPLATIAAWFAVSFLLRSFRNWRDQRSLGG from the coding sequence ATGGCCGCCTTCCGTCCCACACGCGAGACGCCGCTGCGTCTCGTCGCCGATCAGGCCTTCTCGCGCGCCGCCGGCGCGCCGCTCGTCGCCGGGAATGCCGTCCTGCTCCTGAAGGACGCCGCGGAGAACTATCCCGCCTGGCTCGACGCGATCGCCGCGGCGGAGCGCACGGTCTTCTTCGAGATGTACATCGTGGCCGACGACCCGATCGGCCGCGAGTTCCTCGATGCGCTGGTCGCGCGGGCAAAGGCGGGCGTGCGCGTGCGAGTCGTCTACGACTGGCTCGGTTGCCCCGGCAAGATCCTGCCCTCGTTCTGGAGGCCTCTCGTCGCCGCGGGCGGCCAGGTGCGCGTCTTCAACCCGCCCCGCCTCGACTCTCCGCTCGGGTGGCTCCGGCGCAATCATCGCAAGTCGATCTCGGTCGACGGCCGCGTCGCGTTCGTCACCGGTCTCTGCATCGCCGAGACCTGGCGGGGCGATGCCGAAAAGGGCCTGGAGCCGTGGCGCGACACCGGGATCGCGATCCACGGCCCGGCGGTCGCCGACGTCGAGCGCGGCTTCGCGCAGGTCTGGGCGGCGACCGGCCCGCAGCTCGCCAACGACGATCTCGCCGACCCGTCGTCGCTGCCGGCCGCCGGCGACGTCGCCCTGCGCGTCATCGCGAACGCCCCGGCAGCGGGAAGCCTCATGCGGCTCGACCAGCTCGTCGCCTCGATCGCGCGCACGCGGCTGTGGCTCACCGACGCCTACTTCGTCCCGGTCGCCTCCTACGTCCAGACCCTCTGCGCGGCGGCCAGGGACGGCGTCGACGTGCGCCTCCTCCTCCCGGGCACCTCCGACATCCCGATCGTCTCCCCGTTCTCACGCGCGGGGTACCGGCAGCTCCTGGACGCGGGCGTCCGCGTCTTCGAGTGGAACGGCACGATGCTCCACGCCAAGACCGCCGTCGCCGACGGGCGATGGGCGCGCGTCGGGTCGACGAACCTCAACCTCGCGAGCTTCGTCGGCAACTACGAGCTCGACGTCGCCGTCGAGGACGCCGGGTTCGCGGACGTGATGGAGCGGCAATATCGCGAGGACCTCACGCGCGCGACCGAGATCGTGCTGAAGCGCCGGCGGCGCCGCCTGCGACCCCGCCCCGCCGAGCCGAGGCTCGACCGTCCCGCCCCTCCCCGCCGGCACCGCGCCGGCCGCGCCGCGGCCGGCGCGTTCCGCATCGGAAGCGCGGTCGGCGCCGCGATCACCCGCCCGCGCGAGCTGGGGAACGCCGACGGCAAGATCATGACCGCGGCGGCGATGGTCCTCATCATCATCGCGATGGTCGGCTCGCGGTGGCCGAAAGCGCTCGCGTACCCTCTCGCGACGATCGCGGCGTGGTTCGCCGTCTCGTTCCTGCTGCGCTCGTTCCGGAACTGGCGCGACCAGAGATCGCTCGGCGGCTAG
- a CDS encoding dipeptidase, with the protein MSLILAASVSSVALADAALDHARTLLKTAILVDGHNDLPWAIHERKSAPMDLDAVDLTKPGPGDTDIPKLRAGGVGAQLFSVYVPGDLKDGRFARMQLEQIDLARRLIAKYPDDLALCTSAEDIVRAHAAGKIGSLLEMEGGHAIENSLGALRAYYDLGVRSMALVHNQTLAWADAAQDEPKHHGLTDFGREVVREMNRLGMIVDLAHASPETMRDALATTTSPVIFSHACAKALADHPRNVPDDVLTKLAANDGVVMIAFVPIFASGKIASWWAPVWPEVLLDPRISTLDRVKAEHEKVAGPEPKATLADVADQIEYVRKVAGVDHVGLGADFPPTAGAPEGLEDVSKYPALLAELIRRGWKDEDVVKVAGGNFLRVLRANEANAKKGGASLASLPADPPPFAGVWRGVSTCVKDDVHPACKDETVVYRIAAKDAVHASMDAFKIVDGKELLMGSIDFAYDAAKDAWVGDFQNETVHIRWSYRVRGDEMLGTLVDLPSNHLSRQAFAKRDR; encoded by the coding sequence GTGAGCTTGATCCTGGCGGCGTCCGTCTCGTCCGTGGCGCTCGCCGACGCGGCGCTCGACCATGCGCGCACCCTCCTCAAGACCGCGATCCTCGTCGACGGCCACAACGACCTCCCGTGGGCGATCCACGAGCGGAAGTCGGCGCCGATGGACCTCGACGCGGTCGATCTGACGAAGCCGGGGCCGGGGGACACCGACATCCCGAAGCTCCGTGCCGGCGGCGTCGGGGCGCAGCTCTTTTCGGTCTACGTGCCCGGCGACCTCAAGGACGGCCGCTTCGCGCGGATGCAGCTCGAGCAGATCGATCTCGCGCGGCGCCTGATCGCCAAGTATCCGGACGATCTCGCCCTCTGCACGAGCGCCGAGGACATCGTGCGGGCCCACGCCGCCGGCAAGATCGGCTCGCTCCTCGAGATGGAAGGCGGCCACGCGATCGAGAACTCCCTGGGCGCGCTCCGCGCTTACTACGACCTCGGCGTCCGCTCGATGGCGCTCGTGCACAACCAGACGCTCGCGTGGGCCGATGCCGCGCAGGACGAGCCGAAGCATCACGGCCTCACCGACTTCGGCCGCGAGGTCGTGCGCGAGATGAATCGCCTCGGGATGATCGTCGACCTCGCGCATGCGTCCCCCGAGACGATGCGCGACGCCCTCGCGACCACGACCTCCCCGGTCATCTTCTCGCACGCCTGCGCCAAGGCGCTCGCGGACCACCCGAGGAACGTTCCCGACGACGTGTTGACGAAGCTCGCGGCCAACGACGGTGTCGTCATGATCGCGTTCGTCCCGATCTTCGCGTCGGGAAAGATCGCCTCGTGGTGGGCGCCGGTGTGGCCCGAGGTCCTCCTCGATCCGCGGATATCGACCTTGGACCGCGTGAAGGCCGAGCACGAGAAGGTCGCCGGACCGGAGCCGAAGGCGACCCTCGCCGACGTCGCCGACCAGATCGAGTACGTGCGCAAGGTCGCCGGCGTCGATCACGTCGGGCTCGGCGCCGACTTTCCCCCGACCGCCGGCGCGCCCGAGGGGCTCGAGGACGTCTCGAAGTATCCGGCGCTCCTCGCGGAGCTGATCCGTCGCGGCTGGAAGGACGAGGACGTGGTCAAAGTCGCCGGCGGGAACTTCCTGCGCGTTCTCCGGGCGAACGAGGCGAACGCCAAGAAGGGCGGCGCGTCGCTCGCGTCGCTTCCGGCCGACCCGCCGCCGTTCGCAGGGGTGTGGCGCGGCGTCTCGACGTGCGTGAAGGATGACGTGCATCCCGCCTGCAAGGACGAGACGGTCGTCTACAGGATCGCGGCGAAGGACGCCGTTCACGCTTCGATGGACGCCTTCAAGATCGTCGACGGGAAGGAACTTCTGATGGGCAGCATCGACTTCGCCTACGACGCGGCGAAGGACGCGTGGGTGGGCGACTTCCAGAATGAAACCGTCCACATCCGCTGGTCGTACCGCGTGCGAGGCGACGAGATGCTGGGGACGCTGGTCGACCTCCCGTCGAACCATCTGTCGCGCCAGGCATTCGCGAAGCGGGATCGCTAG
- a CDS encoding amino acid permease, protein MRDREEGRLVRGLGLSASVALVTGNIVGSGIYVIPASLADAAGPLSLLAWPIVAAGYLCLNAVYSDLAEAYPVQGGLQAYAAAAFGPLAGAITSTLYWISCVVGNAAFITAFVGYAAVFVPAFRDPLPAFALAQALLWALTLVNVRGVVAGGAVQTITTILKVVPLVVLAILLVPHASAANLVPFAPKGWGALFPAIALVAWPFLGAETATVPAEEMTDAKRTIRRAISFGFGLAALLYAGVALTVAMALPSSEIAGSPSPIAIAARQVLGPAGETFVTIAALVSVAGVLNGWILVAGRLPQAAARDGYFPAFLGRISPRTGAPVRSLAVSSLLTALLASTYFSHTLLQAYNFVALASTATALVAIAMTCLALVVLVRKAPERFRPAQRARAATVACVGLVVVVILMWGSGWEVWAFTAVAAILPLPYFAWGRKR, encoded by the coding sequence ATGCGCGATCGCGAGGAGGGGAGACTCGTCCGGGGGCTCGGTCTCTCCGCCTCCGTGGCGCTCGTCACGGGGAACATCGTCGGCTCGGGGATCTACGTCATCCCCGCGTCGCTCGCCGATGCGGCGGGGCCTCTGTCGCTCCTCGCGTGGCCGATCGTCGCCGCGGGGTACCTCTGCCTGAACGCGGTCTACTCGGATCTGGCCGAGGCGTATCCGGTGCAGGGCGGGCTCCAGGCGTACGCTGCCGCGGCGTTCGGCCCGCTCGCGGGCGCGATCACCTCGACGCTGTACTGGATCTCGTGCGTCGTCGGGAACGCGGCGTTCATCACGGCGTTCGTCGGCTACGCGGCGGTGTTCGTGCCCGCGTTCCGCGATCCGCTCCCGGCGTTCGCGCTCGCGCAGGCGCTCCTCTGGGCGCTGACGCTCGTCAACGTCCGTGGGGTCGTCGCGGGCGGCGCCGTACAGACCATCACGACGATCCTCAAGGTAGTCCCGCTCGTCGTGCTGGCGATCCTGCTCGTCCCGCACGCCTCGGCGGCCAACCTCGTCCCGTTCGCGCCGAAGGGGTGGGGCGCGCTCTTCCCCGCGATCGCGCTCGTCGCGTGGCCGTTCCTCGGTGCGGAGACGGCGACCGTCCCCGCCGAGGAGATGACCGACGCGAAGCGGACGATTCGCCGCGCGATCTCCTTCGGGTTCGGGCTCGCCGCGCTCCTCTACGCCGGCGTGGCGCTCACCGTCGCGATGGCGCTGCCGTCGTCCGAGATCGCGGGAAGCCCGTCACCGATCGCGATCGCCGCGCGCCAGGTCCTGGGGCCGGCGGGGGAGACGTTCGTGACGATCGCCGCGCTCGTCTCGGTCGCGGGGGTTCTCAACGGCTGGATCCTCGTCGCGGGACGCCTGCCGCAGGCCGCCGCCCGCGACGGTTACTTCCCGGCGTTCTTGGGACGCATCAGCCCCAGGACAGGGGCTCCGGTGCGGTCGCTCGCGGTGTCGAGCCTCCTCACGGCACTCCTCGCATCGACGTATTTCTCCCATACGCTCCTCCAGGCCTACAACTTCGTCGCGCTCGCCTCGACGGCGACCGCGCTCGTCGCGATCGCGATGACGTGCTTGGCGCTCGTCGTCCTGGTGCGCAAGGCGCCCGAGCGCTTCCGCCCGGCGCAGAGGGCCCGCGCCGCCACCGTCGCGTGCGTCGGTCTCGTCGTCGTGGTGATCTTGATGTGGGGCTCGGGATGGGAGGTGTGGGCGTTCACCGCGGTCGCGGCGATCTTGCCGCTCCCGTACTTCGCGTGGGGGCGGAAGCGATGA
- a CDS encoding P1 family peptidase, which produces MPNLMLLFAGLWLAVSSPHPRARDLGVPFDGTPGPLNAITDVAGVEIGETTLIRSDGPLSVRTGVTAILPRGKASRDMVMAGWFPLNGNGELTGTAWLDDSGFLNGPIMLTNTHSVGTVRDAVIAWRTRQKSPDAEDYWWSLPVVGETDDSFLNDMNGFHVKAPDVFHAIETAAPGPVAEGSVGGGTGTVCFEFKGGIGTASRRVKAGGGSYTVGVLLQCNCGLRPQLTIAGVPVGREIPESPAYEHEAGSILVVLATDAPLLPQQLKRLARRGAMGLARTGSISGNGSGDLFIAFTTANVADRSSGAPLTAKYLPNGELDPLFAAAAQATEEAVVNALVAADTMKGQGGHVAIGLDHDKLKAALAKYRR; this is translated from the coding sequence ATGCCCAACCTGATGCTTCTCTTCGCCGGGCTCTGGCTCGCGGTCTCGTCGCCGCACCCCCGCGCCCGCGACCTCGGCGTTCCCTTCGACGGCACGCCGGGACCGTTGAACGCGATCACCGATGTCGCCGGTGTCGAGATCGGCGAGACGACGCTGATCCGGAGCGACGGGCCCCTCTCGGTCCGCACAGGAGTCACCGCGATCCTTCCGCGCGGGAAGGCGAGCCGCGACATGGTCATGGCCGGCTGGTTTCCCTTGAACGGCAACGGCGAGCTGACCGGCACCGCGTGGCTCGACGACTCGGGGTTCTTGAACGGGCCGATCATGCTCACGAACACGCACAGCGTGGGAACAGTCCGCGACGCCGTGATCGCCTGGCGCACGCGGCAGAAGTCTCCGGACGCCGAGGACTACTGGTGGTCGCTGCCGGTCGTCGGCGAGACCGACGACAGCTTCTTGAACGACATGAACGGGTTCCACGTCAAGGCGCCGGACGTCTTCCATGCGATCGAGACCGCCGCGCCGGGTCCGGTCGCGGAGGGGAGCGTCGGCGGCGGCACGGGAACCGTCTGCTTTGAGTTCAAGGGCGGGATCGGCACGGCGTCGCGGCGCGTGAAGGCGGGCGGCGGGTCGTACACCGTCGGCGTGCTCCTCCAGTGCAATTGCGGGCTGCGCCCGCAGCTCACGATCGCAGGCGTGCCGGTCGGTCGCGAGATCCCCGAGAGCCCCGCCTACGAGCACGAGGCGGGCTCGATCCTCGTCGTCCTCGCGACCGACGCGCCGCTCCTCCCGCAGCAGCTCAAGCGGCTCGCGCGCCGCGGCGCCATGGGACTCGCACGCACCGGCAGTATCAGCGGCAACGGCTCGGGAGATCTCTTCATCGCTTTCACGACGGCGAACGTCGCCGATCGCTCGAGCGGTGCTCCCCTCACGGCGAAGTACCTCCCGAACGGCGAGCTCGACCCGCTCTTCGCGGCCGCGGCGCAGGCGACGGAGGAGGCGGTCGTCAACGCGCTCGTCGCCGCGGACACGATGAAGGGGCAGGGCGGCCACGTCGCAATCGGCCTCGACCACGACAAGCTGAAGGCGGCGCTGGCGAAGTACCGCAGGTGA
- a CDS encoding AMP-binding protein yields MRAFLDRACARRPEAPFLRFRGSTWSYADLRAITDGVAAELLALGFAPGDRLAMRLPTSPAHVFLWLATAKAGIVSCPIAVDLAPPEVEATLAHLDPRGSIDPSGTLTIGGTRAGTLDALLASRRTLASVEPDGIATILTTSGTTGAPKAAMLSHRMAVLTGEGFTTWLGLGEGDRLFTCLPLSHVNARFYSCLGAIAAGASLAVEERFSASRFWAWMKESGATEVNVIGAMLRILLEREPSPEDRDHGLRLVYGALALGERDHLAFERRFGVKLVIGYGLTESTFGFIHPQGRPCDLASMGEPRGGTEVKLVDGEIWLRNPATFSGYFRDDAATREAVTDEGWLKTGDLATVDARGAYTFAGRKKLVIRRRGENLTPAEVESVLERHPAILEAAVVGVPSPVGEDDVQACIVFRPGLRAGEEELAAHCATHLAPFKVPTRWRVMDALPRTPTQRIAYHLLRGS; encoded by the coding sequence GTGAGAGCGTTCCTCGATCGCGCCTGCGCGCGGCGCCCCGAGGCACCGTTCCTCCGTTTCCGCGGCAGCACGTGGAGCTACGCCGATCTCCGCGCGATCACGGACGGCGTCGCCGCGGAGCTGCTCGCGCTCGGCTTCGCACCCGGCGACCGGCTCGCCATGCGCCTCCCGACGTCACCGGCGCACGTCTTCCTCTGGCTTGCGACGGCGAAGGCGGGGATCGTCTCGTGCCCGATCGCGGTCGATCTCGCCCCGCCGGAGGTCGAAGCCACGCTCGCGCATCTCGATCCACGGGGAAGCATCGATCCGTCGGGGACACTGACGATCGGCGGGACGCGCGCCGGCACGCTTGACGCGCTGCTGGCCTCTCGGCGCACCCTCGCAAGCGTCGAGCCGGATGGGATCGCGACGATCCTCACGACGTCGGGGACGACCGGAGCGCCGAAGGCGGCGATGCTTTCGCACCGGATGGCGGTGCTCACCGGCGAGGGTTTCACGACGTGGCTCGGCCTCGGCGAGGGCGACCGGCTCTTCACCTGCCTACCGCTCTCGCACGTCAACGCGCGCTTCTACTCGTGCCTCGGCGCGATCGCCGCCGGCGCGTCCCTCGCCGTCGAAGAGCGATTCTCCGCCTCACGCTTCTGGGCCTGGATGAAGGAGAGCGGCGCCACGGAGGTCAACGTAATCGGCGCGATGCTCAGGATCCTCCTCGAGCGCGAGCCGTCACCTGAGGACCGCGATCACGGCCTCCGGCTCGTCTACGGAGCGCTCGCGCTCGGAGAGCGCGACCACCTCGCGTTCGAGCGCCGCTTCGGCGTGAAGCTCGTGATCGGCTACGGGCTCACGGAGAGCACGTTCGGCTTCATTCATCCGCAGGGCCGGCCGTGCGACCTCGCGTCGATGGGCGAGCCCCGCGGCGGCACCGAGGTCAAGCTCGTCGACGGCGAGATCTGGCTCAGAAACCCAGCGACCTTCTCCGGCTACTTCCGCGACGACGCGGCGACGCGCGAGGCGGTGACGGACGAGGGCTGGCTCAAGACGGGCGATCTCGCGACGGTGGACGCACGCGGCGCCTACACCTTCGCCGGACGCAAGAAGCTCGTCATCCGGCGCCGCGGCGAGAACTTGACGCCCGCCGAGGTCGAATCGGTCCTCGAGCGCCACCCGGCGATTCTCGAGGCTGCGGTCGTCGGCGTCCCGTCCCCCGTCGGCGAGGACGACGTCCAGGCGTGCATCGTCTTCCGTCCCGGTCTTCGCGCCGGCGAGGAGGAGCTCGCCGCGCACTGCGCCACGCATCTCGCGCCGTTCAAGGTGCCGACGCGGTGGCGCGTGATGGATGCGCTGCCGCGCACGCCGACACAGCGCATCGCCTATCACCTGCTGCGCGGAAGCTAG
- a CDS encoding DUF3857 domain-containing protein produces MRRLFLAACVLGLAFRADAGIPDWAKAVTVPAPALPDGVPDWPQRTLLLETSIVVSPDGTTWRVRRRKVIQVLSNRVDDRTFGSFAFDDTTKVKKSKGWHVPPGEHAERNTGGAIDLTLSQEFLTDAKARVVALEGIKRGSLLIYEFEAESHPYALTDVESFYDGSPIALARYSVELPAGWGLKHSWLPAAGPAPARDGNVFTFEQRDLMPQREDALAPVPTDLGPRLVLAFVPPSGTTASSPAFADWSAVGGWYQQLASGRDAASDDIKAAVEKALAQAGPAPLDRIRAVTLLVRDRVRYVAREVGIGGYQPHFAADVLKGLYGDCKDKGTLLRAALAVAGYASYPVLIHATNPYTVAPDVPALGSFDHFVIAVAWPKDAAVPPEIASGIVEAPPAGTLLVLDATDERAWPGTLPDNLAGKTGLLVVDGKGVLVTLPAAKPDWHRIMRTDTVTIDAGHSVAVTRVSRFYGGPAERERDRNARSFKDRREAAESEIRKAWPGAEVKDYAVTAEDKDGAFVETISLALPSGAPSLQENAYWLFPGATYDIDRVPLTRRTLPVLYPYPVELRRETTVKGLPDAASIPTAQKLAGDGWAVESTFGRSGGSVNGVWTATLSRTRFEPAAFAELRQFWSAASKAAAPGIALAP; encoded by the coding sequence GTGAGACGACTCTTCCTCGCCGCATGCGTCCTCGGCCTCGCGTTCAGGGCCGACGCGGGGATCCCCGACTGGGCGAAGGCCGTGACCGTGCCCGCTCCCGCGTTGCCCGACGGCGTGCCCGACTGGCCGCAACGTACGCTCCTCCTCGAGACGAGCATCGTCGTGTCGCCCGACGGCACGACATGGCGCGTGCGGCGGCGAAAGGTGATCCAGGTTCTGAGCAACCGCGTCGACGATCGCACCTTCGGATCGTTCGCCTTCGACGACACGACGAAGGTCAAGAAGTCGAAGGGCTGGCACGTGCCGCCCGGCGAGCACGCCGAGCGCAACACCGGCGGCGCGATCGACCTGACGCTCTCGCAAGAATTCCTGACCGACGCGAAGGCGCGCGTCGTCGCCCTCGAGGGGATCAAGCGGGGGAGCCTCCTCATCTACGAGTTCGAAGCCGAGAGCCATCCCTACGCGCTCACCGACGTCGAGTCGTTCTACGACGGCTCGCCGATCGCGCTCGCACGCTACTCCGTCGAGCTGCCGGCGGGCTGGGGGCTCAAGCACTCGTGGCTTCCGGCGGCCGGCCCCGCACCGGCGCGCGACGGGAACGTCTTCACGTTCGAGCAGCGCGATCTCATGCCGCAGCGTGAGGACGCGCTCGCCCCCGTTCCCACCGACCTCGGGCCTCGCCTCGTTCTTGCGTTCGTGCCGCCGAGCGGCACGACAGCGTCGAGCCCGGCGTTCGCCGACTGGAGCGCCGTCGGCGGCTGGTATCAGCAGCTCGCGAGCGGCCGGGACGCCGCGAGCGACGACATCAAAGCGGCGGTCGAGAAGGCCCTGGCGCAAGCCGGTCCGGCGCCGCTCGATCGCATCCGCGCGGTCACGCTCCTCGTGCGCGACCGTGTGCGCTACGTGGCGCGCGAGGTGGGGATCGGCGGCTACCAGCCGCACTTCGCCGCCGACGTGCTCAAGGGGCTCTACGGCGACTGCAAGGACAAGGGGACGCTCCTGCGCGCGGCGCTCGCCGTCGCGGGCTACGCGTCGTACCCGGTCCTGATCCACGCGACGAACCCGTACACCGTCGCTCCCGACGTCCCCGCGCTCGGATCGTTCGATCATTTCGTCATCGCCGTCGCATGGCCGAAGGACGCCGCCGTTCCGCCGGAGATCGCCTCCGGAATCGTGGAGGCGCCGCCCGCGGGCACTCTCCTCGTCCTCGACGCGACCGACGAGCGGGCGTGGCCGGGGACGCTTCCCGACAATCTCGCGGGGAAGACGGGACTCCTCGTCGTCGACGGAAAGGGCGTTCTCGTCACGCTCCCCGCGGCGAAGCCGGACTGGCATCGCATCATGCGCACCGACACGGTCACGATCGACGCCGGCCATTCGGTGGCCGTCACGCGCGTGTCGCGGTTCTACGGGGGCCCTGCCGAACGCGAGCGCGACCGCAACGCGAGGTCCTTCAAGGACCGCCGGGAGGCCGCCGAGTCGGAGATCCGCAAGGCGTGGCCCGGTGCGGAGGTGAAGGACTACGCGGTGACGGCGGAGGACAAGGACGGCGCCTTCGTCGAGACGATCAGCCTCGCGCTCCCCTCCGGGGCGCCGTCGCTCCAGGAGAACGCCTACTGGCTCTTTCCGGGGGCCACGTACGACATCGACCGCGTGCCGTTGACTCGTCGCACGCTGCCGGTGCTCTATCCCTACCCGGTCGAGCTGCGCCGCGAGACGACGGTGAAGGGCCTGCCCGACGCCGCGTCGATTCCCACGGCACAGAAGCTCGCGGGAGACGGATGGGCGGTCGAGAGCACCTTCGGCCGCTCAGGCGGATCGGTGAACGGCGTCTGGACCGCGACCCTGAGCCGCACGCGGTTCGAGCCGGCGGCGTTCGCCGAACTCAGGCAGTTCTGGTCGGCGGCAAGCAAGGCGGCCGCGCCGGGCATCGCGCTCGCCCCCTAG